One window from the genome of Plasmodium relictum strain SGS1 genome assembly, chromosome: 12 encodes:
- the LDH gene encoding L-lactate dehydrogenase, putative, whose protein sequence is MAPKPKFVLVGSGMIGGVMATLIVQKNLGDVVLFDIVKNMPQGKALDTSHTNVMAYSNCKVTGSNSYDDLKGADVVIVTAGFTKAPGKSDKEWNRDDLLPLNNKIMIEIGGHIKKNCPNAFIIVVTNPVDVMVQLLHQHSGVPKNKIIGLGGVLDTSRLKYYISQKLNVCPRDVNALIVGAHGNKMVPLVRYITVGGIPLQEFINNKRITNKEIDEIFDRTINTALEIVNLYASPFVAPAAAIIEMAESYVRDLKKVLVCSTLLEGQYGHTDIFGGTPIVLGANGVEQVIELQLTKEEKEKFDEAIAETRRMKALA, encoded by the coding sequence atggCACCTAAACCAAAATTTGTGTTAGTTGGATCCGGTATGATAGGAGGAGTAATGGCTACATTGATTGTTCAGAAAAACTTGGGAGATGTTGTTTTATTTGATATCGTAAAAAACATGCCTCAAGGAAAAGCTTTAGATACTTCACATACAAATGTAATGGCATATTCAAACTGCAAAGTTACAGGATCAAATTCTTATGATGATTTAAAGGGAGCAGATGTGGTAATTGTTACAGCTGGATTTACAAAAGCTCCTGGAAAAAGTGATAAAGAATGGAATAGAGATGATTTATTaccattaaataataaaattatgattGAGATAGGTGgtcatattaaaaaaaattgcccTAATGCATTTATTATTGTTGTAACAAATCCAGTTGATGTAATGGTTCAATTGTTACATCAACATTCAGGAGTcccaaaaaataaaattattggaTTAGGAGGTGTTTTAGATACATCTagattaaaatattatatttctcAAAAACTAAATGTCTGCCCAAGAGACGTAAATGCTCTTATTGTTGGTGCACATGGAAATAAAATGGTACCATTAGTGAGATATATAACTGTTGGAGGTATTCCATTACaagaatttattaataataaaagaataactAATAAAGAAATTGATGAAATATTCGATAGAACTATCAACACTGCTTTAGAAATTGTTAATTTATATGCTTCTCCATTCGTCGCTCCTGCTGCTGCAATTATTGAAATGGCAGAATCTTATGTTCGAGACTTGAAGAAAGTTTTAGTTTGTTCTACTTTATTAGAAGGACAATATGGGCATACTGATATTTTTGGTGGAACACCAATAGTTTTAGGAGCAAATGGTGTTGAACAAGTTATTGAGTTACAATTAactaaagaagaaaaagaaaaatttgatGAAGCTATTGCTGAAACAAGAAGAATGAAAGCTCTAgcttaa
- the LSM6 gene encoding U6 snRNA-associated Sm-like protein LSm6, putative, whose amino-acid sequence MASNSPKDFVENLKGRAVIVRLNNGTDYKGILACLDERMNVALEQTEEYFEGELIEKYNDAFIRGNNVFYIRAIEDE is encoded by the coding sequence atGGCATCTAATTCACCAAAAGATTTTGTAGAAAATTTGAAAGGACGTGCTGTAATAGTTCGATTAAATAATGGTACAGATTATAAAGGCATATTAGCTTGCTTAGATGAACGTATGAATGTTGCATTAGAGCAAACTGAAGAATATTTTGAAGGAGAATTgattgaaaaatataatgatgcTTTCATTAGAGGTAAtaatgttttttatattagaGCAATTGAAGATGAATAA
- the DHFS-FPGS gene encoding dihydrofolate synthase/folylpolyglutamate synthase, putative has protein sequence MDEQIKTYSECLNKLYKTHSLKLSLDNPKKLSESFDNPCDKYKTIHIAGTNGKGSVCYKIYSCLKLKKYKVGLFSSPHIFSLRERIMVNDELISEEDLIFLVNEILKKNKEINIQPTFFEIITMVAYLHFLNKKVDYAVIETGMGGRLDATNILSKPELIVITSIGYDHLHILGNELNLICNEKIGIFKKNANVVIGPSVSIYKNVFKKAKELNCNITSVLPEPRGETYNEENSRIALEALKILNINVDNFLKSVINIKPPLRLQYLAQEQIYHIKKKFISDNSENNFSLYPHAVILDVGHNETAIDRLCRDINYFHKDKLIRICISLTKPRDLNIFRPFIAQFSYTLKDIFYFPSMNPRTYDFEEIIHIINNDDKIDDKLKYLILDSSQKVKQWLICNDKGNINDEGKTDKSYKRGTIPLIVKNAFLECCKDNSILLIVGTFFMFDEVLNAFDIHSNIQDSIYMNEPFFV, from the exons ATGGATGAACAGATAAAAACTTATTCTGAatgtttaaataaattatataaaacacattctttaaaattaagTCTTGATAACCCAAAAAAATTGAGCGAATCATTTGATAATCCTtgtgataaatataaaacaatTCATATAGCTGGTACTAATGGAAAAGGATCAGTttgttataaaatatattcttgtttaaaactaaaaaaatataaagtaggtttattttcttctcctcatatattttcattaagaGAAAGAATAATGGTAAATGATGAATTAATAAGTGAAGaagatttaatttttctagtaaatgaaatattaaaaaaaaataaggagATTAATATACAGCCGacattttttgaaattataACAATGGTTGCATATttgcattttttaaataaaaaagtcgATTATGCAGTCATTGAAACTGGAATGGGAGGAAGATTAGATGCtacaaatattttaagtaaaCCAGAATTAATTGTAATTACTTCTATTGGCTATGACCATTTACATATATTAGGCAATGAACTAAATCTTATatgtaatgaaaaaattggtatctttaaaaaaaacgcAAATGTAGTTATAGGTCCTTCGGtttctatttataaaaatgttttcaaaaaagcaaaagaattaaattgTAATATAACGTCAGTTTTACCTGAACCAAGAGGAGAAACATATAACGAAGAAAATTCAAGAATAGCTTTAGAagcattaaaaattttaaatataaatgtagataattttttgaaatcagttattaatattaagCCACCTCTAAGGTTACAATATTTAGCTCAAGAACaaatttatcatataaaaaaaaaatttatttcagATAATTcggaaaataatttttctttatatccTCATGCAGTTATATTAGACGTTGGCCACAATGAAACAGCTATTGATAGATTATGTAGAGATATAAACTATTTTCataaagataaattaataaGAATTTGCATATCTTTGACAAAACCAAGagatttaaatatattccGTCCTTTTATTGCTCAATTTTCTTATACACTGAAg gatattttttattttccttcaATGAACCCTCGGACATACGACTTTGAAGagattattcatattataaataatgatgataaaatagatgataaattaaaatatttaattttagatAGTTCTCAGAAAGTAAAGCAATGGTTGATATGTAATGACAAGGGAAATATTAATGATGAAGGAAAAACTGACAAATCATATAAAAGGg gTACTATTCCATTAATTGTGAAAAATGCTTTTCTAGAATGTTGTAAAGATAATTCTATTTTGTTAATTGTTGGAACATTTTTCATGTTTGATGAAGTTTTAAATGCGTTTGATATTCATtcaa ATATTCAGGATTCAATTTATATGAACGAAccattttttgtttaa
- the YKT6.2 gene encoding SNARE protein, putative, giving the protein MVDSSSNIPYSEKSNKIALYALLIYKYDIAQPVFLSASFDLSSFPFFHRSSLKEHIYFHSRLVCSRTPKGNREVIELESGIGHLHIYTNIQNNISILVLSTPSYPLRIAFGLIDNAHKLFIEKCKGQYENITQDLKEGSLFNNELNELLKKYQNPSEADKLLKVQKDLDEVKDVMLKNIEDLLQRGEKLDDLMKKSQDLSNSSYQFYRQAKKNNQCCKLY; this is encoded by the exons atggtTGATTCTTCCAGTAATATACCTTATAGtgaaaaatcaaataaaatagCATTATATGCAttgttaatttataaatatgataTAGCACAACCAGTTTTTTTGTCAGCATCATTTGATTTATCATCATTTCCGTTTTTTCATAGATCATCACTAAAAGAGCATATTTACTTTCATTCTCGATTAGTATGTAGTAGAACTCCAAAAGGAAACAGAGAAGTTATTGAATTAGAATCAGGGATTGGGCACTTACATATTTACACAAATATCcaaaataatattagtaTATTAGTGCTTTCTACACCATCTTATCCTTTAAGAATTGCTTTTGGATTAATAGATAATGcacataaattatttatagaaAAGTGTAAAGGccaatatgaaaatattacaCAGGATTTAAAAGAAGgatcattatttaataatgaattaaatgaattattaaaaaaatatcaaaatcCCTCTGAAGCAGATAAACTATTAAAAGTACAAAAAGATCTAGATGAAGTTAAAGACGttatgttaaaaaatatagaagatCTTTTACAAAGAGGAGAAAAATTAGAtgatttaatgaaaaaaagtcAAGACCTTTCTAATTCATCTTATCAATTTTATAg acaagctaaaaaaaataaccaATGCTGTAAGTTATATTGA